DNA sequence from the Psychrilyobacter piezotolerans genome:
ATTACCGCTGCCCTGTCTCCACCTTCCTTTAGTTCAATGAGCTCCTTCAGGTGTTTAACAGCTCTCTCACTGGGAGCATCTGGAAACATAGCCACTCTGTCTTCGGCAAGTGAAACACCCTTTACTTCTACCCATATTTTTCTGCCATCTTTTTCTAAAAGATAATCCAGTCTGGATTTGCCATATTTTACTTCAGCCTTCAATTTATCTATCTTTCCCAAGGGAGATATTTCAAAGTCATTCAACAGGTTTTCCGATATATATCGGTGAAAACTTGAGTTTATAAGGATATCTTCCCCATCAGAGGCCCTCCCGCTAATCATATCCCATTTTGTTTTTCTATTGGGATTAGTTGCACGTCTGAGTTTTACCCTGTTCCCTTCGTAGAGGAGTTCCTTTATCCTCCCTGAATCATGGACATGAACAATTTCTTCAGAACCACTATCTAATCGTACATGGGCAATAAATCTATTGGGTCTTTCTAAAAATACTCCCTCTTCATCTATTTGTATTTCATATAACTTTTTAATCTTCTCCACCTCTCATTACTATTTACTATTTGTATATAGGAAACTTCTCGCACAGGATCTTTACCTCTTCCTTTACAGCGATCAATCTTCTTTCATCTCCTATAGACTCCAGAGCATAATCTATATAACCGGCGATCTTTCTCATCTCCGCCTCCTTCATCCCACGAGTGGTTATGGCTGGTGTTCCTATCCTTATTCCGCTGGTTATAAATGGTTTCTCCACATCGTAGGGAATCGCATTTTTATTTACAGTTATCCCGGCCATTTCCAGCACTTCCTCTGCCGCCTTTCCAGTAATATTTTTAGGAGACAGGTCCACCAACATCAGGTGATTGTCTGTTCCTCCGCTGACTATCCTGTATCCCTTTTCTTCCAAACTTCGAGCTAAAACTTCAGCATTTTTTATCACCTGCTTTTGGTAGCTTACAAACTCTTCACTTAACGCCTCCTTCAAAGAAACGGCCTTTCCTGCTATAGTATGCATCAATGGTCCCCCTTGAATCCCAGGGAAAACAGATTTATCTATTTTTTTAGCAATCTCTTCATCATCTGTCATGATCATCCCGCCACGTGGTCCTCTGAGAGTTTTATGGGTGGTTGTAGTAGTCACATGAGCATATGGTATAGGGCTTATATGACAGTCTGCAGCTACCAGCCCTGCTATATGAGCCATATCTACCATTAAATACGCTCCTACCTCATCTGCTACCTCTCTAAATTTTTTAAAATCTATTGTTCTTGAGTATGCACTTGCCCCTGCTATGATTAATTTAGGTTTAGCTGCGTGGGCAACCTGTCTCAGATCATCATAATCTATCATCTCTGTTTTTTTATCTACACGATAAAATACTGCATTGTAATCCTGACCTGAAAAATTAACATTTTTTCCATGGGTTAAATGTCCTCCGTGATCCAATCTCATCCCTAAGATAGTATCACCTATATTGATAAGAGCCTTGTATACAGCCATGTTAGCCTGGGAACCGGAGTGCGGCTGTACATTTACATATTTTACTCCAAATAGTTTAGCTGCTCTGGATATAGCCAATTTTTCCACTATATCCACACATTGGCAGCCACCGTAATACCTTTTTCCCGAATACCCTTCAGCATATTTATTGGTCATCACACTTCCATTGGCTTCCATGACAGCTTTGGACACTAAATTTTCTGATGCAATTAATTCTATTCCGTCTTCCTCCCTCTTTTCCTCTTTTTTTATAGCATCATATACTTCTTCATCTATTTCTTTTAAATATTTCATCCTTCTCCTCCTCTTCTCAAATTTATTTTTATAATAAAATTATACAACATTTTTTTTTTAATACAAAAAAAGTCGTGGTTTCCCACAACTTAATTTTTGTTTATTTGAACGTCTATAGTAGTTGTTTTCCCTGCTCCACGATTTGCCATATACAGATCCTTCGCTTTTAAATAATCTTCCTTGGATATATACTTTCTCACGTCTATTT
Encoded proteins:
- the sfsA gene encoding DNA/RNA nuclease SfsA encodes the protein MEKIKKLYEIQIDEEGVFLERPNRFIAHVRLDSGSEEIVHVHDSGRIKELLYEGNRVKLRRATNPNRKTKWDMISGRASDGEDILINSSFHRYISENLLNDFEISPLGKIDKLKAEVKYGKSRLDYLLEKDGRKIWVEVKGVSLAEDRVAMFPDAPSERAVKHLKELIELKEGGDRAAVILLVFRNSDSFRPRYETDPKFNEYFYKAISMGVEIYPIQLSLDNGIINYKGTIEIMGKIKN
- the glyA gene encoding serine hydroxymethyltransferase; its protein translation is MKYLKEIDEEVYDAIKKEEKREEDGIELIASENLVSKAVMEANGSVMTNKYAEGYSGKRYYGGCQCVDIVEKLAISRAAKLFGVKYVNVQPHSGSQANMAVYKALINIGDTILGMRLDHGGHLTHGKNVNFSGQDYNAVFYRVDKKTEMIDYDDLRQVAHAAKPKLIIAGASAYSRTIDFKKFREVADEVGAYLMVDMAHIAGLVAADCHISPIPYAHVTTTTTHKTLRGPRGGMIMTDDEEIAKKIDKSVFPGIQGGPLMHTIAGKAVSLKEALSEEFVSYQKQVIKNAEVLARSLEEKGYRIVSGGTDNHLMLVDLSPKNITGKAAEEVLEMAGITVNKNAIPYDVEKPFITSGIRIGTPAITTRGMKEAEMRKIAGYIDYALESIGDERRLIAVKEEVKILCEKFPIYK